A window of the Gemmatirosa kalamazoonensis genome harbors these coding sequences:
- a CDS encoding zf-TFIIB domain-containing protein, whose amino-acid sequence MQPSNPKPSKNEEEYFARQNAERVQAMRARLDAERAEAERRSHIMRCPRCGGHLKDQLHHHVRIEVCPDCGGTWLDKGELEMLEAVDKSNIRRFMRDVFGVRDE is encoded by the coding sequence ATGCAACCCAGCAACCCGAAGCCCAGCAAGAACGAAGAGGAGTACTTCGCACGGCAGAACGCGGAGCGGGTGCAGGCGATGCGCGCGCGCCTCGATGCCGAGCGCGCAGAGGCCGAGCGCCGGTCGCACATCATGCGGTGCCCCCGCTGCGGCGGGCATCTCAAGGACCAGCTCCATCACCACGTACGCATCGAGGTCTGCCCCGACTGCGGCGGCACGTGGCTCGACAAGGGAGAGCTCGAGATGCTGGAGGCGGTGGACAAGAGCAACATCCGCCGCTTCATGCGCGACGTCTTCGGCGTCCGCGACGAGTGA